The genomic region CCCATCAGCAGACTTTTCGTTTCGCGCAGCAATAGCGTAGCCACCGTCAGTAGAATCAGACCAATACCCAAGGAGGCGACGCCATCAAGGGCAGGCATGTTGAGCGTGTGGCTGAGGTAGACGCCCAGAAAAGCCACCGAGAGGCCCAGCAAGTCGGCAGCGTCTTCGAACAGCACTACAAAGGTGCCGGGGTCTTTGCTGCTGTGGAAGGCTCGCCAGAACCCTACCCCCCGGCGCTGGGCGTTGAAGGTGCGACGGGCCAGCAAGAACGAGCCCCCATCGAGCAGAAACGCAATGCCCAGCACCCAGTAGTTCCAGGTAGGGTCTTGCAAAGGCTCGGGGTGGCGCAGGTGCTCCACGCCCTCGTAGAGCGACACGCCCCCGCCAATCCCGAAAATGCACACTGATACCACAAAGGCCCAGAAATACAGCTCGCGCCCGTAACCGAAAGGCCGGCGGGCATCGGCCGG from Hymenobacter aerilatus harbors:
- a CDS encoding cation diffusion facilitator family transporter produces the protein MPSATPPSAAPEQPSSKVAIFGALAANLAIAVVKFVASYFTGSSAMLSEGIHSLVDTINEWLLLLGLSRSQRPADARRPFGYGRELYFWAFVVSVCIFGIGGGVSLYEGVEHLRHPEPLQDPTWNYWVLGIAFLLDGGSFLLARRTFNAQRRGVGFWRAFHSSKDPGTFVVLFEDAADLLGLSVAFLGVYLSHTLNMPALDGVASLGIGLILLTVATLLLRETKSLLMGEPAEVDVLQHVTTVVCTDEAVAAAEEPLSSYLGPEELLIVVRVRFQPQLSAQEVAVAVARVQAAVQQQLPHIKHVFIQPME